The Podospora pseudocomata strain CBS 415.72m chromosome 1 map unlocalized CBS415.72m_1, whole genome shotgun sequence genome has a segment encoding these proteins:
- a CDS encoding uncharacterized protein (COG:O; EggNog:ENOG503Q4WR), producing the protein MATRGYGSAHAPIELSSDSDSDGGSSVSGSDYIERQDQGRQAHTAACEWRTARFHDRECSRYWDCPSHAVERALSEHRQEEVQGRGGDHDMDDGEERPDPGAVSPLSEDDEPDRGAEGNTRPRSPSPEVPASEALPAARNLRTEVPNDSGYSNEQRTASGASAENPIIVVSSPAAAFRRQPRFSESGPGPSRTEPRRTRDGYTSVLQEQDASSGSSGAATPRHQPLLPSRGDPSGELILPRWQPDAEVTYCPICNAQFSIFVRKHHCRKCGRVVCASCSPHRITIPYQYIVQPPGAPRVFPQGAAMPPSDRDGWYPSLSGGERVRLCNPCVPDPNTTPPQALGADNGNADTAEGASPGSNRWSFYFGGAQPAPTSTAHARSRSVTMPQQPGAPSSSRPQNLAYSQDTLNRILSGTPPVYFPAASGSSSRRHRPYPGPQRYQSMLNMEGSSSTVMAGPSDYHPHSSRQLPAAPQIAEEDECPVCHRELPPRTLPNYETVREAHINMCITSHSAYGGTSSASPGENPLPPPPPRRTGMFPYTATEKDCVDSAECSICLEEFEVGVAMARLECLCRFHRACIGAWWERHPGRCPMHSHDGFGY; encoded by the exons ATGGCTACACGAGGCTACGGTTCGGCCCACGCCCCCATCGAGCTCAGCAGCGATTCTGATTCCGACGGAGGTTCGTCCGTGAGCGGCAGCGACTACATAGAAAGACAGGACCAAGGGAGACAGGCTCACACTGCCGCGTGCGAGTGGCGGACAGCAAGATTCCACGATCGGGAATGCTCACGCTACTGGGATTGTCCGTCGCATGCTGTTGAGCGCGCGCTCTCTGAACATCGTCAGGAAGAGGTACAGGGGCGAGGCGGAGATCACGATATGGATGACGGCGAAGAGAGACCTGATCCAGGGGCTGTCTCGCCTCtgagtgaggatgatgagccTGACCGTGGAGCTGAGGGTAACACAAGGCCGAGGTCTCCGTCTCCAGAGGTGCCGGCATCTGAGGCTCTGCCGGCTGCCAGAAACTTGAGAACTGAAGTGCCCAACGATTCCGGATATTCGAATGAACAACGCACAGCATCTGGGGCGAGTGCAGAAAATCCAATCATTGTGGTTAGCAGTCCTGCGGCTGCCTTCCGGAGACAACCCAGGTTCTCAGAGTCAGGGCCAGGGCCGTCAAGGACAGAACCAAGGCGGACAAGAGACGGTTACACTAGCGTATTACAGGAACAGGATGCGAGTTCAGGTTCCTCCGGTGCTGCCACCCCGAggcaccaaccccttctGCCTTCTCGTGGGGATCCTAGCGGCGAGTTGATACTGCCAAGATGGCAGCCAGACGCTGAAGTGACCTACTGCCCTATATGCAATGCTCAGTTCAGCATATTTGTTAGAAAACATCATTGCCG CAAGTGTGGGCGTGTTGTTTGCGCTTCATGCTCCCCGCACCGCATCACGATACCCTACCAGTATATTGTTCAACCTCCTGGCGCTCCCCGTGTATTCCCGCAAGGAGCCGCGATGCCGCCTTCGGACCGCGACGGATGGTATCCAAGTCTGAGTGGTGGTGAAAGAGTGAGACTGTGCAATCCGTGTGTGCCAGaccccaacaccactccACCGCAAGCCTTGGGAGCGGACAACGGAAATGCAGACACAGCAGAAGGCGCCAGCCCTGGTTCGAACCGGTGGAGCTTCTACTTTGGCGGCGCTCAGCCTGCACCTACAAGCACCGCTCACGCTAGAAGCAGGAGCGTCACGATG ccgcagcagccaggtgcgccatcatcctcacgTCCGCAGAACCTCGCCTACTCGCAAGACACACTGAACCGGATTCTCTCTGGCACCCCGCCGGTCTACTTTCCTGCCGCCAGCGGATCAAGTTCCCGTCGTCATCGACCATATCCGGGACCGCAGCGCTACCAGTCTATGCTGAACATGGAGGGATCATCTTCTACCGTCATGGCTGGCCCGTCAGACTACCATCCGCACAGCTCAAGACAGCTCCCTGCCGCCCCTCAAATtgccgaagaagacgaaTGCCCTGTTTGCCACCGTGAACTACCGCCTCGAACTCTCCCCAACTATGAAACCGTGCGGGAGGCCCACATCAACATGTGCATCACCTCGCACAGCGCATACGGCGGGACAAGCAGTGCTTCGCCGGGAGAGAACCCGttaccgccaccgccgcctaGAAGGACGGGGATGTTTCCGTACACGGCCACAGAGAAGGACTGCGTGGACTCGGCTGAGTGTTCCATCTGTCTGGAAGAGTTTGAAGTGGGTGTTGCGATGGCGAGGCTGGAGTGCTTGTGCCGGTTCCACAGGGCGTGCATTGGGGCTTGGTGGGAGAGGCACCCGGGACGGTGTCCAATGCATTCGCACGATGGTTTTGGGTATTAa
- the CMK2 gene encoding Calmodulin-dependent protein kinase cmk2 (COG:T; EggNog:ENOG503NVBD): MSPSAKFRHVLSSFVSNMLNRLHGQPESYDKKSKYRFGRTLGAGTYGIVREAEGPDGRVAIKIILKKNVRGNERMVLDELDMLQRLKHPHIVKFVDWFESRDKYYIVTELATGGELFDRICQQGKFTEKDASQTIKQVLGAVDYLHKNNVVHRDLKPENLLYLTKEADSDLVLADFGIAKMLGTKDEVLTTMAGSFGYAAPEVMLKQGHGKPVDMWSLGIITYTLLCGYSPFRSENLQDLIDECSACHVVFHDRYWKDVSDDAKDFILKLLKAKPEDRWSSEQALAHPWLSGENATDHNLLPEISAYLTRARLRRGIEMVKLANRIEALKMQEDDPENSDMPKDATSAANQTRHFQSGKNANEKGSSGGGGSSGEKKEGEQAAGEKRTLSKAIKGAIFREVVMAKVREMKEQEETLKVTGEATGEGSK, encoded by the exons atgtCACCTTCAGCCAAGTTCCGCCATGTCCTCTCGAGCTTCG TCTCGAACATGCTCAATCGCCTGCATGGGCAACCTGAGAGCTATGATAAGAA GTCCAAATATCGTTTTGGGCGCACCCTAGGCGCGGGCACCTATGGCATCGTCAGAGAGGCTGAGGGCCCTGATGGCAGGGTTGCTATCAAGATCATCCTGAAGAAGAACGTGCGGGGCAACGAGCGCATGGTCCTCGACGAGCTGGACATGCTCCAACGTCTCAAGCACCCTCACATCGTCAAGTTCGTTGACTGGTTCGAGTCGAGA GACAAGTATTATATCGTCACAGAACTTGCCACCGGTGGAGAGCTGTTCGACAGAATTTGCCAACAGGGCAAGTTCACCGAGAAGGACGCCTCCCAAACCATTAAGCAGGTCTTGGGCGCCGTCGACTATCTCCACAAGAACAATGTCGTTCACAGAG ATCTCAAACCCGAGAACTTGCTCTACCTCACCAAAGAGGCCGATTccgacctcgtcctcgccgaTTTTGGCATCGCAAAGATGCTCGGCACCAAGGACGAGgttctcaccaccatggctggCTCTTTCGGGTATGCCGCCCCCGAGGTCATGCTCAAGCAGGGCCACGGCAAGCCTGTGGATATGTGGTCCCTGGGTATCATCACCTACACCCTCCTGTGCGGTTACTCGCCATTCCGGTCCGAGAACCTCCAGGATCTCATTGACGAGTGCAGCGCCTGCCATGTCGTCTTCCACGACCGGTACTGGAAGGACGTCAGTGACGATGCCAAGGATTTCATCCTGAAGCTGCTGAAGGCTAAGCCTGAAGACCGGTGGTCTAGCGAG CAAGCCCTCGCTCACCCCTGGCTCAGCGGCGAGAACGCCACCGACCACAACTTGCTGCCCGAGATCAGTGCTTATCTCACTCGCGCGCGCTTGCGCAGAGGCATCGAGATGGTCAAGCTGGCCAACCGCATCGAGGCGCTCAAGATGCAGGAAGATGATCCCGAGAATTCGGACATGCCAAAGGATGCTACGTCAGCAGCGAACCAGACGCGTCATTTCCAGTCGGGCAAGAATGCTAACGAAaagggcagcagcggcggtggcggcagcagtggagagaaaaaggagggtGAGCAAGCAGCGGGGGAGAAGCGCACGTTGAGCAAGGCGATCAAGGGGGCTATTTTCCGTGAGGTTGTTATGGCCAAGGTCAGGGAAatgaaggagcaggaggagacgTTGAAGGTTACTGGGGAGGCtacgggggaggggtcgaAGTAA
- a CDS encoding uncharacterized protein (EggNog:ENOG503P8NS): MPGLIPLMLGNRASWMPPPSNNTSPTSETAPKLRRQSTQNTDTWQSYRSQRPKPVKRFSLPAPAPLPMIPYSSAEWRKAIAEIKRHHIEKRYRACSARCVEILNAIKGKSQVEPVYLIYLHFYAATSLEILARPLPSSSHRTDTLQQARNHFNRASALINAAEESVVSKARSSSSMSSRGSSCHSPSSSISSSRAWTPETPTESVSSCEDSCSRDISPKRVKKVSFSLPKEEPIQINIPEPMIRPDSPTLGFDDFYFSSPVLSQKLPDLPVSPKFQERFQEVEYPLHTIHESEDEHDDSSLASPSSVTSEEEDENAYMISQTVDRCCEHLSGLRKQLNRHSANVDQWLRSPNLASAARARANSEVEDKQARIERLRKMNWERTRFDPTRYEELCEEVMAELS; this comes from the coding sequence ATGCCTGGACTCATTCCCTTGATGCTCGGCAACAGAGCGAGCTGGATGCCGCCTCCGTCCAAcaacacatcaccaacatcggAGACGGCGCCAAAGCTCAGACGCCAATCCACACAGAATACCGACACATGGCAGAGTTACCGATCACAGCGTCCGAAGCCGGTCAAGCGCTTCTCActtccagcaccagcacctcTTCCAATGATTCCCTATTCATCAGCAGAGTGGAGGAAAGCCATCGCTGAGATCAAGAGACACCACATCGAGAAGAGATACAGGGCCTGCTCAGCACGATGTGTGGAAATcctcaacgccatcaaggGCAAGTCTCAGGTTGAGCCAGTATATCTGATCTATCTTCACTTCTATGCCGCCACTTCATTGGAGATTCTCGCCCGACCTCTCCCATCAAGCTCACACAGAACCGACACCCTTCAACAAGCCCGCAACCACTTTAATCGCGCATCCGCCCTCATCAACGCTGCCGAGGAATCCGTCGTCAGTAAAGCACGATCCAGCTCATCCATGTCGTCACGAGGCTCGAGTTGCCACTCGCCATCAAGTTCCATCAGCAGCTCTCGAGCTTGGACCCCAGAGACACCCACCGAGTCCGTTTCATCTTGCGAAGATAGCTGCAGCAGGGATATCTCCCCCAAACGTGTCAAGAAGGTctctttctccctccccaaggAGGAACCCATCCAGATCAACATTCCAGAGCCCATGATACGCCCAGACTCACCCACCCTCGGATTTGACGACTTTTACTTCTCCTCACCAGTCCTCTCGCAAAAGCTGCCCGACTTGCCAGTAAGCCCCAAGTTCCAGGAAAGGTTCCAAGAGGTCGAATATCCATTACACACCATTCACGAAAGCGAAGACGAGCATGACGACTCGTCATTAGCATCCCCTTCATCAGTGACgtcagaggaagaggacgaaaACGCGTACATGATCTCCCAGACTGTCGACCGCTGCTGCGAACACCTCTCCGGTCTCCGAAAACAACTCAACCGTCATTCCGCCAATGTGGACCAGTGGCTCAGGTCGCCAAATCTTGCCTCTGCTGCTCGTGCTAGGGCGAATagtgaggtggaggataaGCAAGCCAGGATTGAGAGGTTACGGAAGATGAACTgggagaggacgaggttTGATCCGACGCGATATGAGGAGCTTTGCGAGGAGGTCATGGCGGAGCTTTCCTGA
- a CDS encoding uncharacterized protein (COG:O; EggNog:ENOG503P2QX), producing MAGFATKRLGKELSKINGNSLPPGIELVSADNFEEWFLDIRVLDNNPLYLNEIYRLKFRFSAQYPIEPPEVTFVKLADRPIPIHPHIYSNGIICLDLLGQQGWSPVQNVESVCMSLQSMLTGNSRNERPAGDEEFVRANRLRPKDIDFYYDDNNV from the exons ATGGCCGGATTCGCGACTAAGCGGCTCGGCAAAGAGCTGTCGAAA ATCAACGgcaactccctccctccGGGCATTGAACTTGTGTCAGCCGATAACTTTGAAGAGTGGTTCCTGGACATCCGGGTACTCGACAACAATCCTCTTTACCTGAACGAGATCTACAGACTCAAGTTTCGTTTCAGCGCGCAGTATCCCATCG AACCTCCCGAGGTGACGTTTGTGAAGCTCGCCGACCGACCAATCCCGATCCATCCCCACATTTACTCCAATGGAATCATCTGCCTCGATCTCTTGGGACAGCAAGGATGGAGTCCAGTGCAGAATGTTGAGAGTGTGTGCATGAGCCTCCAAAGTATGTTGACAGGCAACAGCAGAAACGAACGGCCCGCGGGTGACGAGGAGTTTGTGCGTGCCAACAGACTGCGCCCCAAGGATATCGACTTCTATTACGATGATAACAACGTctga
- a CDS encoding uncharacterized protein (EggNog:ENOG503NV24; COG:Q) yields the protein MGPPSRPRSRDSSGAGKRPVRGSSPNIDSRRSNRIPASSSFAKPSSSPAGGTSLNTSDRRVKVKESSSPSEDIAAEIVVWTGDTMDVDVPESPTSAPPEMLDIADVAAEDMKMEPGVSPSSSPLSQPASSPSMQPESLPTEVPPPLSLDVPSAPQLEPTTPLQHDPPPPTPPLSPPAPASAVVISQTVENDVAPKAEGSSSSVSPASEHSDLSPALSSVSSKATTPVDNESSKEGMAPPAAQPASQIKDKPRRRYDVRPKVSIPPDLPLYEYATQCISGAEASRLNPYALHPEEYSMLRDHISHTQVTTYLNIRNGILRLWVRNPQIAVTRDEAVGCAKDSRWFDVASLSFDWLVRRGYINFGCVEIRSSRKPVPEGPSTRRKQKTIVVIGAGMSGLGCARQLEGLFKQYSKKFREMGEEPPRVVVLEGRSRVGGRVYSRAFTTKPKQVPPHFEGKRYTAEMGGMIITGFDRGNPINILLRGQLGLDYHKLNPDMTIFDSNGKPVDFVRDQMVEKLYNDCLERVSEYKFQQPTSKLIEGNRDLIDEGRDSSAETHRTIRQAEEAAAAQPYAAPVSEQNMAPQVHLVPVSSDRATGKVHTEPGTPGAQKAAHRVRDIGWPLKHGVSDDADLEIDSLTKEPNATLGSVIDKIIPQYRDLVDFTAQDFRLMNWHVANLEYSNATNYNQMSLRGWDIDAGNEWEGAHTMVVGGYQSVPRGLAMLPTPLNLKQKSPVQKITYSPDNTGKATVECEDGYKVEADYVVNTIPLGVLKHGNVQFDPPLPSWKADAISRLGFGVLNKVILVYREAFWNENRDIFGVLRMPSSRHSLEQKDYSSQRGRFFQWFNISKPSGLPVLLALMAGDAGYDTEQSCNDDLVAEATEVLRSVYGSRVPKQPVEAVVTRWASDKFARGSYSSAGPNMEADDYDTMARPIGNLYFAGEHTSGTHPATVHGAYLSGLRAASEVLDAMLGPIEIPTPLIVPKDHSSLKRKASGGNQKDGSLEARLRQYEIDMWDHIVSLIDRRPAMPAKPASNAYIFFSKSNYDRARRKLEEGRRPGKGKPSANEVRVMSAKMWKETTEEEKRPFVEMVEEQKRAYAEKMEEWKKLGEEWDGKATELRLKYEREHPVPKAEEVGENNKRRKAAAGVESYAEEEEEEEEEEEEEEEEEEEEEEEDEGEGEDVVMEG from the exons ATGGGGCCCCCTTCCCGCCCCCGATCTAGAGATTCTAGCGGTGCTGGGAAACGACCTGTAAGAGGCTCTAGTCCGAATATTGATTCACGACGTTCAAACCGCATACCGGCCAGCTCGAGTTTTGccaagccatcatcatcacctgccGGCGGCACATCTTTAAATACCTCTGACCGGAGGGTGAAAGTCAAGGAGTCTTCGAGTCCATCTGAGGATATCGCTGCCGAGATAGTGGTCTGGACGGGAGACACTatggatgtggatgtgccCGAGTCACCCACATCGGCGCCGCCGGAGATGTTAGACATTGCTGATGTGGCAGCTGAAGACATGAAGAT GGAACCTGGCGtgtcgccatcatcgtcccccctctctcaacCTGCGTCGTCTCCCTCGATGCAGCCTGAATCTCTTCCCACTGAAGTGCCACCGCCGCTCTCCCTAGATGTTCCATCGGCTCCTCAACTtgaaccaaccacccctctccaacatgatcctccgccacccacccccccattATCACCTCCGGCACCGGCATCTGCAGTAGTGATATCCCAAACTGTGGAGAATGATGTTGCTCCAAAGGCGGAaggctcatcatcatcagtaTCTCCAGCATCGGAACACTCCGACTTATCACCCGCCCTATCCTCGGTGTCTAGtaaagccaccactccggTTGATAACGAAAGCTCCAAGGAGGGCAtggctcctcctgctgcccaaCCCGCCAGTCAAATAAAAGACAAGCCGAGGCGGAGATATGACGTGCGGCCAAAGGTCTCTATCCCGCCTGATCTTCCGCTCTACGAATACGCCACACAGTGCATTTCCGGGGCCGAAGCGTCGAGACTAAACCCTTATGCCCTTCATCCAGAGGAGTACTCGATGCTCCGTGATCATATCAGCCATACACAAGTGACGACGTATCTGAATATCCGTAACGGAATCCTGAGACTTTGGGTCAGAAATCCACAGATTGCTGTCACACGTGACGAGGCTGTTGGCTGTGCCAAAGACTCGAGGTGGTTTGACGTTGCCAGCCTCAGCTTTGACTGGCTCGTCCGTCGCGGATATATTAACTTTGGGTGTGTTGAAATCCGGTCGTCACGTAAGCCAGTGCCCGAAGGCCCATCTACTCGGAGGAAACAAAAGACGATTGTCGTCATCGGCGCGGGGATGTCCGGGCTTGGCTGCGCAAGGCAGCTGGAAGGCCTATTCAAGCAGTACTCGAAGAAGTTTCGCGAAATGGGTGAGGAGCCTCCACGGGTTGTCGTCCTGGAAGGGAGAAGCCGTGTTGGCGGGAGAGTGTATTCCCGTGCTTTCACCACAAAACCAAAACAGGTCCCACCTCATTTTGAAGGCAAGAGGTATACCGCAGAGATGGGAGGCATGATTATCACGGGCTTTGATAGGGGCAATCCCATCAACATCCTTCTCAGAGGCCAACTGGGCCTTGACTATCACAAGCTGAACCCCGACATGACCATTTTCGATTCGAACGGCAAGCCTGTCGATTTTGTACGGGACCAGATGGTGGAGAAGCTCTACAACGACTGTCTTGAGCGGGTCAGCGAGTACAAGTTTCAGCAGCCGACGTCGAAACTGATCGAGGGCAACCGCGACTTGATAGACGAGGGGAGGGATAGTTCGGCGGAAACTCACAGGACGATTCGGCAAGCTGAagaggcggctgctgcgCAACCGTATGCGGCGCCTGTGTCGGAACAAAACATGGCGCCGCAGGTTCACCTGGTACCCGTATCGTCGGATCGCGCCACTGGGAAGGTTCACACCGAACCAGGAACCCCAGGTGCTCAGAAAGCGGCGCATAGGGTGAGGGATATCGGTTGGCCGCTCAAGCATGGCGTCAGCGACGATGCTGATCTCGAGATTGATTCTCTTACCAAAGAACCCAATGCCACGCTCGGCAGCGTCATCGACAAGATCATTCCGCAATACAGAGATCTGGTAGACTTCACGGCGCAGGATTTCAGGCTCATGAACTGGCACGTTGCCAATCTTGAGTACAGCAATGCCACCAACTACAACCAGATGAGCCTTCGGGGGTGGGACATTGACGCGGGAAACGAGTGGGAAGGGGCCCATACgatggttgttggggggtaTCAGAGCGTGCCTAGAGGTCTTGCGATGCTTCCTACGCCATTGAACCTGAAGCAAAAGTCGCCAGTCCAAAAGATTACATACAGTCCTGACAACACGGGTAAAGCCACTGTTGAGTGTGAAGATGGTTACAAGGTGGAGGCGGACTACGTTGTCAACACTATCCCGCTCGGTGTGCTCAAGCACGGTAACGTGCAGTTTGACCCGCCGCTGCCGTCTTGGAAGGCCGACGCCATCAGCCGCCTAGGTTTTGGCGTGTTGAACAAGGTCATTCTTGTGTACAGAGAGGCGTTCTGGAACGAGAACCGCGACATTTTTGGTGTCTTGCGGATGCCATCCAGCCGGCATAGTCTGGAACAGAAGGATTACTCCTCTCAGCGAGGTCGCTTCTTTCAGTGgttcaacatctccaagccGAGCGGGCTGCCTGTTTTGCTCGCGCTCATGGCTGGCGACGCTGGGTATGACACGGAGCAGAGCTGCAACGACGACCTTGTGGCGGAAGCGACAGAGGTTCTTCGCAGTGTTTACGGTTCTAGGGTACCCAAACAACCTGTCGAGGCGGTCGTGACCCGGTGGGCGTCTGACAAGTTTGCCCGCGGGAGTTACTCATCGGCGGGGCCAAACATGGAGGCGGATGACTATGACACCATGGCGAGGCCGATTGGGAATTTGTATTTTGCGGGCGAGCACACCAGCGGGACGCACCCTGCCACTGTTCACGGTGCTTATCTGTCGGGACTCCGCGCGGCGTCGGAAGTGCTGGATGCCATGCTCGGGCCGATTGAGATTCCTACCCCGCTCATTGTCCCCAAGGACCACTCGTCCCTTAAGCGCAAAGCGTCGGGGGGTAATCAGAAGGACGGCTCCCTTGAGGCTCGGCTGAGGCAGTACGAGATTGACATGTGGGATCACATTGTCTCGCTGATTGACAGGCGGCCTGCGATGCCGGCCAAGCCGGCGAGCAACGCGTACATCTTTTTCAGCAAGTCCAACTACGacagggcgaggaggaagctggaggaggggaggcggCCGGGCAAGGGGAAGCCCTCTGCTAAcgaggtgagggtgatgagcgcaaagatgtggaaggagacgaccgaggaggagaagaggccgtttgtggagatggtggaggagcagaagagGGCGTATGCGGAAAAGATGGAGGAGTGGAAGAaattgggggaggagtgggatgggaaggCTACCGAGTTGAGGTTGAAGTATGAGAGGGAGCATCCGGTGCcgaaggcggaggaggttggggagaataataagaggaggaaggcggcggcgggcgtGGAGAGCtatgctgaggaggaggaggaggaggaggaggaggaggaggaggaggaggaggaggaggaggaggaggaggaggaggatgagggggagggggaggatgtggttaTGGAGGGGTAG
- the VPS33 gene encoding Vacuolar protein-sorting-associated protein 33 (EggNog:ENOG503NVCM; COG:U; BUSCO:EOG09261LV7): MAPQPEFDTEQIRDKARRDLLHLLEGVRGKKNLVIEEKLAGPLGVIVKASTLREYDVDKIFFLENKNTDTSNRNVVFIARGESARNAHAIADQITRLQREAQTPLEFHVLWVPRRTLLSDKILEEAGVLGDTNVTELPLYFFPLDKDVLSLELDDSFRDLYLAKDPTPVFLLARALMGIQQKHGLFPRIVGKGDNAKRVSDLLLRMRQELLAGADVGEAGKVGLSPSTTTESIIIIDREVDFVTPLLTQLTYEGLIDELFGIQNNQTDVDSTIVGAAPQPGPQAGSTTSPTATDGQTRKRKIQLDGSDKLFAQLRDTNFAVVGTQLHKIARRLQSDFDSRHSSKTTAELREFVQKLPGYQAEQQSLKIHTGLTEEIMKYTQTELFTKLLEVQQNLAAGADPSSQFDAIEELIARDTPLPQVLRLMCVYSCISGGIKSKELDHFRRLILQGYGYQHLLTLHNLERLQMFLSRSSPLASMIPMTGSAGATGNKTNYTYLRKQLRLIVDEVNEEDPNDIAYVYSGYAPLSVRLVQCILQKQYLLSLTRGNGVTSAAGPAGSGAQGWRGFDDAVKHARGQTFDEVQKGEDKAVKARALLSGGGEQKTVFVVFVGGISFTEIAALRFIAKQEEGKSDHIPDT; encoded by the exons atggcTCCTCAACCGGAGTTTGACACAGAACAGATCAGAGACAAGGCGCGGAGGGATCTGCTTCATCTTCTCGAAGGG GTTCGTGGAAAGAAGAACCTCGTCATTGAGGAGAAGCTCGCCGGCCCGCTCGGTGTGATAGTCAAGGCCTCGACTTTACGTGAATACGATGTCGACAAGATCTTCTTTCTTGAGAACAAGAACACGGATACCAGCAACCGCAATGTCGTCTTCATTGCCCGCGGCGAGTCTGCCCGCAACGCTCATGCGATAGCCG ACCAGATTACTCGCCTTCAGCGAGAGGCGCAGACCCCGCTCGAATTCCATGTGCTCTGGGTGCCTCGGCGGACGTTACTTTCTGACAAGATCttggaggaagctggagtCTTGGGAGACACCAATGTCACCGAACTCCCGCTCTACTTCTTTCCCCTGGATAAAGATGTCTTGTCTCTAGAGCTTGACGATTCGTTTCGCGACCTTTATTTGGCCAAAGACCCCACGCCCGTTTTCCTGCTCGCCCGCGCCTTGATGGGCATCCAACAAAAGCATGGACTGTTTCCTCGTATTGTCGGCAAAGGCGACAATGCCAAAAGGGTTTCCGATCTTCTTTTGCGCATGAGACAAGAGTTACTCGCCGGCGCAGATGTTGGCGAAGCCGGCAAGGTTGGGCTCAGCCCCAGCACAACAACTGAAAGCATCATCATTATCGACCGAGAAGTCGATTTTGTTACACCTCTTCTCACCCAGCTCACTTACGAAGGGTTGATCGACGAACTGTTTGGCATTCAAAATAACCAAACCGATGTAGATTCGACGATAGTTGGCGCAGCACCACAGCCTGGACCTCAAGCCGGATCGACGACATCCCCGACGGCAACAGATGGGCAGACGAGAAAGCGCAAGATACAGTTGGACGGCTCTGACAAGTTGTTTGCGCAGCTTCGCGACACCAACTTCGCCGTCGTAGGCACTCAGTTGCACAAAATAGCCCGAAGACTCCAAAGCGATTTTGATAGCCGACACAGTTCAAAGACGACAGCGGAGCTTAGGGAATTCGTGCAAAAGCTACCCGGATATCAGGCAGAGCAACAGAGCTTGAAGATACACACGGGCCTTACAGAAGAAATCATGAAGTATACGCAGACTGAGCTCTTTACGAAGCTCCTTGAGGTGCAGCAGAATCTGGCAGCAGGTGCGGATCCATCTTCGCAATTTGATGCCATTGAGGAGCTCATAGCGCGGGACACGCCATTGCCGCAAGTTTTGAGACTGATGTGTGTTTACTCTTGCATCTCGGGGGGCATCAAGAGCAAAGAGCTGGACCACTTTCGGCGACTTATACTTCAAGGGTATGGATATCAGCATCTGCTGACCCTCCATAACCTAGAGCGGCTCCAGATGTTTTTATCCAGGTCATCCCCTCTGGCATCCATGATTCCCATGACAGGCTCTGCGGGTGCGACTGGAAATAAAACCAACTACACATATCTCCGCAAGCAGCTCCGGCTCATTGTGGACGAGGTCAACGAAGAAGACCCCAACGATATTGCCTACGTCTATAGCGGCTACGCCCCTTTATCGGTTCGACTTGTCCAATGCATTCTCCAGAAACAATATCTACTTTCCCTCACAAGAGGGAACGGGGTGACGAGTGCGGCTGGACCGGCTGGAAGTGGAGCACAGGGATGGCGTGGATTCGACGACGCTGTCAAGCATGCTCGAGGCCAGACGTTCGATGAGGTCCAAAAGGGCGAGGACAAGGCTGTCAAAGCCAGGGCGTTGTTatcgggaggtggtgaacaAAAGACGGTCTTTGTGGTGTTCGTGGGCGGCATCAGTTTCACTGAGATTGCCGCACTGCGGTTTATTGCAAAGCAGGAAGAAGGCAAGTCGGACCATATACCCGACACGTAG
- a CDS encoding uncharacterized protein (COG:F; BUSCO:EOG09264RJL; EggNog:ENOG503P5BF), with product MATQTTIPPTILSTSSPTDIASTCETFALSREEFDNLHRSAKEAKSHSYSPYSKFRVGNLIITGANVENASYPVTTCAERTALCKAVTTVHPPNSISWASKTLEFKAIAVATDISPPASPCGMCRQAIREFCSVEIPIIMFDGENGYAVLRLKELLPLSFGPEALGKEDLGRREDS from the exons ATGgcaacccaaaccaccatcccacccacaatcctctccacctcctccccgaccgACATCGCCTCCACATGCGAGACGTTTGCCCTCTCCagggaggagtttgacaaCCTCCACCGCTCAGCAAAAGAAGCCAAAAGCCATTCCTACTCCCCCTACTCCAAATTCCGCGTCGGCAA TCTCATCATCACAGGCGCGAACGTAGAAAACGCCTCCTACCCCGTCACAACCTGCGCAGAGCGCACCGCCCTCTGTAAAGCCGTCACCACcgtccacccccccaactccatctcCTGGGCCTCCAAAACCCTAGAGTTCAAAGCCATAGCAGTAGCAACAGacatctcccccccagcCTCCCCCTGCGGCATGTGCCGACAGGCCATCCGCGAGTTTTGCTCCGTAGAAATTCCAATCATCATGTTCGACGGTGAGAACGGTTACGCGGTCCTCAGACTAAAGGAACTACTTCCCCTGAGCTTTGGGCCGGAGGcgttggggaaggaggatttggggCGGAGGGAGGATTCTTAG